A part of Rhodamnia argentea isolate NSW1041297 chromosome 8, ASM2092103v1, whole genome shotgun sequence genomic DNA contains:
- the LOC115736521 gene encoding mitoferrin: protein MATTDATPKFQNRDFRPVPQPPDFHPEVVVSAHDGLRFWQFMIAGSIAGSVEHMAMFPVDTLKTHMQAMGSCPIKSVGLGQALRSILKSDGPSGLYRGIGAMGLGAGPAHAVYFSVYEVCKKFFSRGNPNNSAAHAVSGVCATVASDAVFTPMDMVKQRLQLSNSPYKGVLDCVRRVMKEEGLRAFYASYRTTVIMNAPFTAVHFATYEAAKRGLREVSPDSVNDEGWVVHATAGAVAGALAAAVTTPLDVVKTQLQCQGVCGCDRFKTGSMRDVFRTIIEKDGYRGLMRGWMPRMLFHAPAAAICWSTYEASKSFFEELNSKSADPVVT from the exons ATGGCCACTACGGACGCCACCCCCAAGTTTCAGAACCGGGATTTCCGCCCGGTTCCGCAGCCCCCTGACTTTCACCCGGAGGTTGTGGTCTCCGCTCACGACGGCCTCCGCTTCTGGCAGTTCATGATCGCGGGGTCCATCGCCGGCTCGGTCGAGCACATGGCCATGTTCCCCGTGGACACGTTGAAGACTCACATGCAGGCCATGGGCTCTTGCCCTATCAAATCGGTGGGCCTCGGCCAGGCCCTCCGGTCGATACTGAAATCGGATGGCCCGTCGGGTCTGTACCGTGGCATCGGCGCCATGGGGCTCGGCGCCGGGCCTGCCCACGCCGTGTATTTCTCGGTCTATGAGGTTTGCAAGAAGTTCTTCTCCCGCGGGAATCCAAATAATTCAGCTGCCCACGCGGTTTCCGGGGTGTGTGCCACGGTCGCCAGTGATGCCGTGTTTACGCCAATGGATATGGTCAAGCAGAGATTGCAATTGAGCAACAGTCCTTACAAAGGGGTTTTGGATTGTGTGAGGAGGGTCATGAAGGAAGAGGGACTTAGGGCTTTCTATGCATCGTATAGGACTACTGTTATCATGAATGCCCCGTTTACTGCCGTTCATTTTGCGACATATGAGGCTGCAAAGAGGGGTTTAAGGGAGGTTTCACCAGACAGTGTGAATGATGAAGGTTGGGTTGTTCATGCCACAGCAGGAGCTGTTGCTGGGGCACTGGCAGCTGCTGTCACAACCCCTCTTGATGTTGTGAAGACTCAGCTGCAGTGTCAG GGTGTCTGTGGATGCGATAGATTTAAGACTGGTTCAATGAGGGATGTCTTTCGAACAATAATAGAAAAGGATGGATACAGAGGGCTCATGAGAGGATGGATGCCGAGGATGCTATTCCACGCTCCTGCTGCTGCGATCTGCTGGTCTACTTATGAAGCCTCGAAGTCATTTTTTGAGGAACTTAACAGCAAAAGCGCTGATCCTGTTGTCACGTGA
- the LOC115736522 gene encoding probable protein phosphatase 2C 26 isoform X1 has protein sequence MAIPMLRASAPPGHWRALFHSNMKKPPLHVQRLPCSPPELNPVLQAQNDEMKSESRLSLFVGTRLIPHPNKVDRGGEDAFLVSGFNGGVIAVADGVSGWAEKNVDPSLFSKELIAHALSLLGDEEVNYNPRMLLKEAHAATSSVGSATVVIAMLERDGILRIANVGDCGLRVLRGGQIIFSTSPQEHYFDCPYQLSSESVGQTYQDAVVSTVEVTEKDTIVMGSDGLFDNVFDQEIVSTLAKHGDVSEAAKALADLAREHSVDSSYDSPYSIEARTRGFDVPVWKKALGFKLTGGKLDDITVIVGRVVRSHES, from the exons ATGGCGATTCCCATGCTCAGAGCTTCAGCTCCTCCCGGTCACTGGCGCGCGCTCTTCCACTCCAACATGAAGAAGCCGCCCCTCCATGTTCAGAGACTGCCCTGTTCTCCACCTGAACTCAACCCTGTCTTGCAAGCACAAAA TGATGAGATGAAGTCAGAGTCAAGGTTGTCTCTTTTTGTGGGGACACGCCTTATTCCACACCCCAACAAG GTCGACAGAGGTGGTGAAGACGCTTTTCTGGTGAGCGGCTTCAATGGGGGAGTCATTGCTGTTGCCGATGGCGTTTCCGG TTGGGCTGAAAAAAACGTGGATCCTTCGCTGTTTTCTAAGGAATTGATTGCTCATGCTTTGTCTTTGCTCGGGGATGAGGAG GTAAACTACAATCCTCGGATGCTTCTAAAGGAAGCACATGCTGCTACCTCCTCTGTAGGTTCAGCTACAGT AGTTATTGCAATGCTGGAGAGAGACGGGATCCTGAGGATCGCAAATGTAGGGGATTGTGGATTAAGGGTTCTCCGAGGCG GTCAGATAATCTTTTCTACGTCTCCGCAAGAGCACTACTTCGACTGTCCCTACCAGCTAAGCTCAGAATCAGTTGGTCAAACATATCAAGATGCTGTG GTTAGCACTGTTGAAGTAACAGAGAAAGATACCATCGTTATGGGCTCAGATGGTCTCTTCGACAATGTCTTCGACCAGGAAATTGTTTCCACATTGGCCAAACATGGTGATGTTTCAGAAGCTG CAAAGGCATTGGCTGATCTCGCCAGAGAACACTCCGTGGACTCGAGTTATGATTCCCCCTACTCAATTGAGGCCAGAACTAGG GGTTTTGATGTTCCTGTGTGGAAGAAAGCACTTGGGTTTAAGCTTACAG GTGGAAAGCTTGATGATATAACCGTAATTGTTGGTCGAGTTGTTAGATCACATGAATCCTGA
- the LOC115736522 gene encoding probable protein phosphatase 2C 1 isoform X2: protein MLLKEAHAATSSVGSATVVIAMLERDGILRIANVGDCGLRVLRGGQIIFSTSPQEHYFDCPYQLSSESVGQTYQDAVVSTVEVTEKDTIVMGSDGLFDNVFDQEIVSTLAKHGDVSEAAKALADLAREHSVDSSYDSPYSIEARTRGFDVPVWKKALGFKLTGGKLDDITVIVGRVVRSHES, encoded by the exons ATGCTTCTAAAGGAAGCACATGCTGCTACCTCCTCTGTAGGTTCAGCTACAGT AGTTATTGCAATGCTGGAGAGAGACGGGATCCTGAGGATCGCAAATGTAGGGGATTGTGGATTAAGGGTTCTCCGAGGCG GTCAGATAATCTTTTCTACGTCTCCGCAAGAGCACTACTTCGACTGTCCCTACCAGCTAAGCTCAGAATCAGTTGGTCAAACATATCAAGATGCTGTG GTTAGCACTGTTGAAGTAACAGAGAAAGATACCATCGTTATGGGCTCAGATGGTCTCTTCGACAATGTCTTCGACCAGGAAATTGTTTCCACATTGGCCAAACATGGTGATGTTTCAGAAGCTG CAAAGGCATTGGCTGATCTCGCCAGAGAACACTCCGTGGACTCGAGTTATGATTCCCCCTACTCAATTGAGGCCAGAACTAGG GGTTTTGATGTTCCTGTGTGGAAGAAAGCACTTGGGTTTAAGCTTACAG GTGGAAAGCTTGATGATATAACCGTAATTGTTGGTCGAGTTGTTAGATCACATGAATCCTGA
- the LOC115736523 gene encoding heavy metal-associated isoprenylated plant protein 36-like isoform X2, whose protein sequence is MEASVMKVKVHCCRSCQRKAKKILEQAPGVQAVRMDKSEGLLTVTGDVEPLLLIETVEEEVRKRVELWSFRRYPARSNTEEGRGNAGATKGNTEAGSGGDGAPKEANLRGARDGKKAACRRRADRERAGHADPASAGLRWPGPAGHHPVAGPCQHHGDPVRPLFWGPHGPPPPACYGPPLFPPPYPWYYPMPPPPMQPPPPYCYHHESRRPKQ, encoded by the exons ATGGAG GCGAGTGTCATGAAGGTGAAAGTCCATTGTTGCAGATCATGCCAAAGGAAGGCCAAGAAGATCTTGGAGCAAGCAcctg GAGTGCAAGCCGTACGCATGGACAAAAGCGAAGGTTTGCTCACCGTCACAGGCGACGTAGAGCCTCTCCTGCTGATCGAGACGGTGGAGGAGGAGGTCAGGAAGAGGGTGGAGCTCTGGTCTTTCCGAAGGTACCCCGCGCGCAGTAATACTGAAGAAGGCAGAGGCAATGCTGGCGCGACCAAAGGTAATACTGAAGCAGGCAGCGGCGGTGACGGCGCTCCCAAAGAGGCGAACTTGCGTGGGGCGAGAGATGGGAAGAAGGCTGCTTGCAGGAGGAGAGCCGATAGAGAAAGGGCAGGGCATGCCGACCCTGCCTCGGCAGGCCTGCGCTGGCCGGGACCGGCAGGGCATCATCCTGTGGCTGGGCCTTGCCAGCATCACGGGGATCCGGTGCGGCCTCTTTTCTGGGGTCCGCACGGGCCGCCTCCTCCCGCGTGCTATGGGCCGCCTCTGTTCCCACCGCCTTACCCTTGGTACTATCCCATGCCTCCGCCTCCGATGCAGCCACCACCGCCATATTGCTACCACCATGAATCGCGGCGACCAAAACAATGA
- the LOC115736523 gene encoding heavy metal-associated isoprenylated plant protein 36-like isoform X1: protein MSLQASVMKVKVHCCRSCQRKAKKILEQAPGVQAVRMDKSEGLLTVTGDVEPLLLIETVEEEVRKRVELWSFRRYPARSNTEEGRGNAGATKGNTEAGSGGDGAPKEANLRGARDGKKAACRRRADRERAGHADPASAGLRWPGPAGHHPVAGPCQHHGDPVRPLFWGPHGPPPPACYGPPLFPPPYPWYYPMPPPPMQPPPPYCYHHESRRPKQ, encoded by the exons ATGTCACTGCAGGCGAGTGTCATGAAGGTGAAAGTCCATTGTTGCAGATCATGCCAAAGGAAGGCCAAGAAGATCTTGGAGCAAGCAcctg GAGTGCAAGCCGTACGCATGGACAAAAGCGAAGGTTTGCTCACCGTCACAGGCGACGTAGAGCCTCTCCTGCTGATCGAGACGGTGGAGGAGGAGGTCAGGAAGAGGGTGGAGCTCTGGTCTTTCCGAAGGTACCCCGCGCGCAGTAATACTGAAGAAGGCAGAGGCAATGCTGGCGCGACCAAAGGTAATACTGAAGCAGGCAGCGGCGGTGACGGCGCTCCCAAAGAGGCGAACTTGCGTGGGGCGAGAGATGGGAAGAAGGCTGCTTGCAGGAGGAGAGCCGATAGAGAAAGGGCAGGGCATGCCGACCCTGCCTCGGCAGGCCTGCGCTGGCCGGGACCGGCAGGGCATCATCCTGTGGCTGGGCCTTGCCAGCATCACGGGGATCCGGTGCGGCCTCTTTTCTGGGGTCCGCACGGGCCGCCTCCTCCCGCGTGCTATGGGCCGCCTCTGTTCCCACCGCCTTACCCTTGGTACTATCCCATGCCTCCGCCTCCGATGCAGCCACCACCGCCATATTGCTACCACCATGAATCGCGGCGACCAAAACAATGA
- the LOC115736520 gene encoding malonyl CoA-acyl carrier protein transacylase isoform X1 produces the protein MRALLHCRHHHHPRPILRTPFRSPIPLARMSSLSLSPPSASPESLLFAASGPSFKPPLFLNFPGAPRHGAPGLGLGLGKAGLRSGASMSVSVRSQKAVDDGLFLDYKASTAFLFPGQGAQAVGMGKDAQSVPAAAELYIKAKDILGYDLLDVCSSGPKEKLDSTVISQPAIYVTSLAAVEILRAREGGQQIIESVDVTCGLSLGEYTALAFAGAFSFEDGLKLVKLRGEAMQEAADAARSAMVSIIGLDSEKVQLLCDAANEEVDEENKVQIANYLCTGNYAVSGGLKGIEAVEAKAKSFKARMTVRLAVAGAFHTSFMKPAVSRLEAALAATEIRTPRIPVISNVDAKPHADPDTIKRILANQVTSPVQWETTIKTLLTKGLKKSYELGPGKVIAGIVKRMDKSAEIENIGA, from the exons ATGCGCGCTCTCCTCCATTGTCGCCACCATCATCACCCACGCCCAATCCTCCGAACCCCATTTCGGTCTCCCATCCCTCTCGCCAGgatgagctctctctcgctctctcccccCTCCGCTTCTCCGGAATCCCTCCTCTTCGCTGCCTCCGGCCCCTCCTTCAAGCCTCCCCTGTTCTTGAATTTCCCCGGAGCGCCCCGCCATGGAGCCCCCGGCCTCGGTCTCGGTCTCGGGAAAGCGGGTCTTCGATCCGGGGCCTCCATGAGCGTCTCCGTCCGATCCCAGAAGGCCGTCGACGACGGGTTGTTTCTTGATTACAAGGCCTCTACCGCTTTCTTGTTCCCCGGTCAG GGTGCACAAGCAGTTGGAATGGGAAAAGATGCCCAGAGTGTGCCTGCTGCAGCAGAATTATACATAAAGGCAAAAGACATTTTAGG GTATGATCTTCTAGATGTTTGTAGCAGTGGTCCGAAAGAAAAGCTTGATTCAACTGTTATAAGTCAG CCAGCCATCTATGTCACAAGTCTGGCTGCAGTTGAGATACTACGTGCTCGGGAAGGTGGTCAACAGATAATTGAATCTGTTGATGTTACGTGTGGGTTAAGCTTGGGAGAATACACCGCTCTAGCTTTTGCTGGAGCTTTCAG cTTTGAGGATGGGCTTAAATTGGTCAAACTACGAGGAGAAGCAATGCAG GAAGCTGCTGATGCAGCTAGGAGTGCCATGGTCAGTATCATAGGGTTGGATTCAGAGAAGGTCCAACTGTTGTGTGATGCAGCTAATGAAgaagttgatgaagaaaataaagtTCAGATTGCAAATTACCTTTGCACT GGAAATTATGCAGTCTCTGGAGGCTTGAAAGGAATAGAAGCAGTAGAAGCTAAAGCAAAGTCATTTAAGGCTCGGATGACG GTGCGTCTAGCTGTCGCTGGTGCTTTCCACACAAGCTTTATGAAACCAGCAGTTTCTAGGTTGGAAGCTGCATTGGCTGCAACAGAAATCAGGACTCCTAGAATACCAGTCATATCAAATGTTGATGCAAAACCACATGCTGATCCAGACACAATTAAGAGGATATTAGCAAATCAG GTGACTTCTCCCGTTCAGTGGGAAACAACAATCAAGACTCTCCTCACGAAAGGGCTGAAGAAGAGCTATGAATTAGGGCCTGGAAAG GTGATAGCAGGTATTGTCAAGAGAATGGACAAGAGTGCTGAGATTGAAAATATTGGAGCTTGA
- the LOC115736520 gene encoding malonyl CoA-acyl carrier protein transacylase isoform X2 encodes MRALLHCRHHHHPRPILRTPFRSPIPLARMSSLSLSPPSASPESLLFAASGPSFKPPLFLNFPGAPRHGAPGLGLGLGKAGLRSGASMSVSVRSQKAVDDGLFLDYKASTAFLFPGQGAQAVGMGKDAQSVPAAAELYIKAKDILGYDLLDVCSSGPKEKLDSTVISQPAIYVTSLAAVEILRAREGGQQIIESVDVTCGLSLGEYTALAFAGAFSFEDGLKLVKLRGEAMQEAADAARSAMVSIIGLDSEKVQLLCDAANEEVDEENKGNYAVSGGLKGIEAVEAKAKSFKARMTVRLAVAGAFHTSFMKPAVSRLEAALAATEIRTPRIPVISNVDAKPHADPDTIKRILANQVTSPVQWETTIKTLLTKGLKKSYELGPGKVIAGIVKRMDKSAEIENIGA; translated from the exons ATGCGCGCTCTCCTCCATTGTCGCCACCATCATCACCCACGCCCAATCCTCCGAACCCCATTTCGGTCTCCCATCCCTCTCGCCAGgatgagctctctctcgctctctcccccCTCCGCTTCTCCGGAATCCCTCCTCTTCGCTGCCTCCGGCCCCTCCTTCAAGCCTCCCCTGTTCTTGAATTTCCCCGGAGCGCCCCGCCATGGAGCCCCCGGCCTCGGTCTCGGTCTCGGGAAAGCGGGTCTTCGATCCGGGGCCTCCATGAGCGTCTCCGTCCGATCCCAGAAGGCCGTCGACGACGGGTTGTTTCTTGATTACAAGGCCTCTACCGCTTTCTTGTTCCCCGGTCAG GGTGCACAAGCAGTTGGAATGGGAAAAGATGCCCAGAGTGTGCCTGCTGCAGCAGAATTATACATAAAGGCAAAAGACATTTTAGG GTATGATCTTCTAGATGTTTGTAGCAGTGGTCCGAAAGAAAAGCTTGATTCAACTGTTATAAGTCAG CCAGCCATCTATGTCACAAGTCTGGCTGCAGTTGAGATACTACGTGCTCGGGAAGGTGGTCAACAGATAATTGAATCTGTTGATGTTACGTGTGGGTTAAGCTTGGGAGAATACACCGCTCTAGCTTTTGCTGGAGCTTTCAG cTTTGAGGATGGGCTTAAATTGGTCAAACTACGAGGAGAAGCAATGCAG GAAGCTGCTGATGCAGCTAGGAGTGCCATGGTCAGTATCATAGGGTTGGATTCAGAGAAGGTCCAACTGTTGTGTGATGCAGCTAATGAAgaagttgatgaagaaaataaa GGAAATTATGCAGTCTCTGGAGGCTTGAAAGGAATAGAAGCAGTAGAAGCTAAAGCAAAGTCATTTAAGGCTCGGATGACG GTGCGTCTAGCTGTCGCTGGTGCTTTCCACACAAGCTTTATGAAACCAGCAGTTTCTAGGTTGGAAGCTGCATTGGCTGCAACAGAAATCAGGACTCCTAGAATACCAGTCATATCAAATGTTGATGCAAAACCACATGCTGATCCAGACACAATTAAGAGGATATTAGCAAATCAG GTGACTTCTCCCGTTCAGTGGGAAACAACAATCAAGACTCTCCTCACGAAAGGGCTGAAGAAGAGCTATGAATTAGGGCCTGGAAAG GTGATAGCAGGTATTGTCAAGAGAATGGACAAGAGTGCTGAGATTGAAAATATTGGAGCTTGA
- the LOC115736512 gene encoding laccase-13-like isoform X2, producing the protein MHKLIDKPDQSCLLIALSVVLASLVSFSDAEVHYHEFVIQAQPVKRLCRTHKIITVNGQFPGPILEVRDGDSLVIKTTNIAQYNVTLHWHGVRQLANPWADGPEYVTQCPIQPGGTYTYRFNIQKQEGTLWWHAHSKWLRATVYGALIIYPKVGLPYPFLTPNQEIPILLGEWWDRDPMDVLRQALFTGAAPNVSDAYTINGQPGDFYRCSNQETAVFSVESGETVLLRFVNAALNQELFFAVANHKLTVVGVDAAYTKPFTTSVIMIAPGQTTDVLLTADQSPSRYYMAASAYHSSQNAAFDNTTTTAILEYKSESCSARRQSSQVLVPQLPASNDTATATAFTAGLRSPSKISIPNNIDENLFFTVGLGLINCSLPSPNCQGPNGTRFTASMNNVSFVLPTALSVMQAYYQGVSGIFSADFPPVPPIQFDYTGNIVLQDTSILSTEDHPIHLHGYQFSVVGMGFGNFDAARDMPKFNLVDPPVRNTIGTPPGGWVAIRFVANNPGVWLMHCHIDSHLVWGLAMCFLVENGEGEQQTVIPPPPDLPKC; encoded by the exons ATGCATAAGCTCATTGACAAACCTGACCAGTCTTGCCTCCTGATTGCCTTATCTGTTGTGCTTGCTTCTTTGGTTTCTTTCTCGGATGCTGAAGTTCATTACCATGAATTTGTT ATTCAAGCGCAACCGGTGAAAAGGCTATGCAGAACCCACAAGATTATAACTGTTAATGGGCAGTTCCCAGGGCCGATACTAGAAGTGAGAGATGGCGATTCTCTTGTCATCAAAACCACGAATATTGCTCAATACAATGTCACCCTTCACTG GCATGGAGTTCGACAATTAGCCAATCCATGGGCAGATGGACCTGAATATGTTACCCAGTGTCCAATACAACCGGGAGGGACCTACACGTACCGCTTCAACATCCAAAAACAAGAGGGGACATTGTGGTGGCATGCGCATAGCAAATGGCTTCGGGCTACTGTTTACGGTGCTCTTATCATCTACCCTAAAGTCGGTTTGCCCTACCCTTTCCTAACACCAAACCAAGAGATTCCCATTCTTCTCG GGGAATGGTGGGACAGAGACCCTATGGATGTCCTTCGGCAGGCCCTGTTCACAGGAGCCGCTCCGAATGTGTCTGATGCATACACCATCAATGGCCAGCCAGGAGATTTCTACAGATGTTCAAACCAAG AAACCGCGGTGTTTTCAGTGGAGTCGGGCGAGACGGTCCTATTAAGATTCGTTAACGCTGCACTCAATCAAGAGCTCTTCTTTGCAGTGGCCAACCATAAGCTGACCGTCGTAGGGGTTGATGCTGCCTACACCAAACCGTTTACCACTAGTGTCATCATGATCGCACCCGGTCAGACCACTGATGTTCTCCTCACTGCCGATCAGTCTCCATCTCGCTACTACATGGCGGCGAGCGCTTATCACTCCTCCCAAAACGCAGCATTTgacaacaccaccaccaccgctaTACTTGAATACAAATCTGAGTCTTGCAGTGCAAGAAGGCAGTCCTCTCAGGTGCTCGTCCCGCAACTTCCGGCCTCCAATGACACAGCCACCGCAACTGCATTCACAGCTGGATTAAGGAGTCCTTCCAAGATCAGCATCCCTAATAACATAGACGAGAACTTATTCTTCACGGTGGGTCTCGGACTCATCAATTGCTCGCTCCCGAGCCCGAACTGTCAAGGCCCGAACGGAACACGCTTTACAGCCAGCATGAACAACGTCTCCTTCGTCCTCCCGACCGCCCTCTCCGTGATGCAAGCCTATTACCAGGGTGTTTCTGGCATCTTCAGTGCAGATTTCCCACCGGTTCCCCCGATTCAATTCGACTACACTGGCAAT ATTGTTTTGCAGGACACGAGCATTCTGTCCACCGAGGACCACCCTATTCACCTCCATGGATACCAATTTTCCGTGGTCGGGATGGGCTTTGGCAACTTCGATGCTGCAAGGGATATGCCGAAATTTAACCTCGTCGATCCCCCTGTTAGGAATACCATCGGGACGCCCCCAGGTGGTTGGGTGGCAATCAGATTCGTGGCTAACAATCCAG GAGTGTGGTTGATGCATTGTCACATCGATTCACACCTTGTATGGGGTCTTGCCATGTGTTTCCTGGTCGAGAACGGAGAAGGCGAGCAGCAGACCGTGATACCTCCACCGCCCGACCTACCTAAGTGTTGA
- the LOC115736512 gene encoding laccase-13-like isoform X1 — protein sequence MHKLIDKPDQSCLLIALSVVLASLVSFSDAEVHYHEFVIQAQPVKRLCRTHKIITVNGQFPGPILEVRDGDSLVIKTTNIAQYNVTLHWHGVRQLANPWADGPEYVTQCPIQPGGTYTYRFNIQKQEGTLWWHAHSKWLRATVYGALIIYPKVGLPYPFLTPNQEIPILLGEWWDRDPMDVLRQALFTGAAPNVSDAYTINGQPGDFYRCSNQETAVFSVESGETVLLRFVNAALNQELFFAVANHKLTVVGVDAAYTKPFTTSVIMIAPGQTTDVLLTADQSPSRYYMAASAYHSSQNAAFDNTTTTAILEYKSESCSARRQSSQVLVPQLPASNDTATATAFTAGLRSPSKISIPNNIDENLFFTVGLGLINCSLPSPNCQGPNGTRFTASMNNVSFVLPTALSVMQAYYQGVSGIFSADFPPVPPIQFDYTGNVSRGLWQPVGGTKVYKLKYGSAVQIVLQDTSILSTEDHPIHLHGYQFSVVGMGFGNFDAARDMPKFNLVDPPVRNTIGTPPGGWVAIRFVANNPGVWLMHCHIDSHLVWGLAMCFLVENGEGEQQTVIPPPPDLPKC from the exons ATGCATAAGCTCATTGACAAACCTGACCAGTCTTGCCTCCTGATTGCCTTATCTGTTGTGCTTGCTTCTTTGGTTTCTTTCTCGGATGCTGAAGTTCATTACCATGAATTTGTT ATTCAAGCGCAACCGGTGAAAAGGCTATGCAGAACCCACAAGATTATAACTGTTAATGGGCAGTTCCCAGGGCCGATACTAGAAGTGAGAGATGGCGATTCTCTTGTCATCAAAACCACGAATATTGCTCAATACAATGTCACCCTTCACTG GCATGGAGTTCGACAATTAGCCAATCCATGGGCAGATGGACCTGAATATGTTACCCAGTGTCCAATACAACCGGGAGGGACCTACACGTACCGCTTCAACATCCAAAAACAAGAGGGGACATTGTGGTGGCATGCGCATAGCAAATGGCTTCGGGCTACTGTTTACGGTGCTCTTATCATCTACCCTAAAGTCGGTTTGCCCTACCCTTTCCTAACACCAAACCAAGAGATTCCCATTCTTCTCG GGGAATGGTGGGACAGAGACCCTATGGATGTCCTTCGGCAGGCCCTGTTCACAGGAGCCGCTCCGAATGTGTCTGATGCATACACCATCAATGGCCAGCCAGGAGATTTCTACAGATGTTCAAACCAAG AAACCGCGGTGTTTTCAGTGGAGTCGGGCGAGACGGTCCTATTAAGATTCGTTAACGCTGCACTCAATCAAGAGCTCTTCTTTGCAGTGGCCAACCATAAGCTGACCGTCGTAGGGGTTGATGCTGCCTACACCAAACCGTTTACCACTAGTGTCATCATGATCGCACCCGGTCAGACCACTGATGTTCTCCTCACTGCCGATCAGTCTCCATCTCGCTACTACATGGCGGCGAGCGCTTATCACTCCTCCCAAAACGCAGCATTTgacaacaccaccaccaccgctaTACTTGAATACAAATCTGAGTCTTGCAGTGCAAGAAGGCAGTCCTCTCAGGTGCTCGTCCCGCAACTTCCGGCCTCCAATGACACAGCCACCGCAACTGCATTCACAGCTGGATTAAGGAGTCCTTCCAAGATCAGCATCCCTAATAACATAGACGAGAACTTATTCTTCACGGTGGGTCTCGGACTCATCAATTGCTCGCTCCCGAGCCCGAACTGTCAAGGCCCGAACGGAACACGCTTTACAGCCAGCATGAACAACGTCTCCTTCGTCCTCCCGACCGCCCTCTCCGTGATGCAAGCCTATTACCAGGGTGTTTCTGGCATCTTCAGTGCAGATTTCCCACCGGTTCCCCCGATTCAATTCGACTACACTGGCAATGTGAGCAGAGGATTGTGGCAACCTGTAGGTGGGACGAAAGTATATAAGCTAAAATACGGTTCCGCGGTACAGATTGTTTTGCAGGACACGAGCATTCTGTCCACCGAGGACCACCCTATTCACCTCCATGGATACCAATTTTCCGTGGTCGGGATGGGCTTTGGCAACTTCGATGCTGCAAGGGATATGCCGAAATTTAACCTCGTCGATCCCCCTGTTAGGAATACCATCGGGACGCCCCCAGGTGGTTGGGTGGCAATCAGATTCGTGGCTAACAATCCAG GAGTGTGGTTGATGCATTGTCACATCGATTCACACCTTGTATGGGGTCTTGCCATGTGTTTCCTGGTCGAGAACGGAGAAGGCGAGCAGCAGACCGTGATACCTCCACCGCCCGACCTACCTAAGTGTTGA